From the Leifsonia sp. AG29 genome, one window contains:
- the menD gene encoding 2-succinyl-5-enolpyruvyl-6-hydroxy-3-cyclohexene-1-carboxylic-acid synthase — protein MAEARQAGELSTTGNPATDYAVALLTGFVRAGVRDIVVSPGSRSQALALAAAELERSGAVRLHVRIDERVSGFLALGTARESGTPAVVITTSGTATANLHPAVLEAHEAGIPLIVVTADRPAELRGIRSNQTTRQEGLYGDVVRLAADIPAPDGSEGEAAAAESAANEAVRAAVGADTADPGPVHLNVGFREPLSVAVPESRPIERAGRPSVAGPDVLGRSVLELAAGKATVVVAGADAGPEAESFARAAGYPLLAEVTSGARFGPNLVVAYRRLLHEAEFGGRVERAVVFGHPTLSREVPGLLQRDDVEVVVVAPVGRQAYNPARRASVVGGVVAPAGADPRSREARAWVGSWVFASRRLTEEAEHEAAPSVAAPDVDKARSYEPADALAFARAELAAVRAPITRPLLAEALWRYTWPHDRLVLGASRLIRDADRIVPGKRISVHANRGLAGIDGTISTAIGIALVSQAEARAAGAPTGVTRVLLGDLALLHDVGALLAPPGEAPPQLQIVVGNDGGGTIFDGLEVASSAPAPAFDRVLYTPHSVDFASLAQAYGWEHRVVRTKGELDQALSAPPPGLSIVEVPLAR, from the coding sequence ATGGCTGAGGCCCGGCAAGCGGGCGAACTCAGCACCACCGGCAACCCGGCCACCGACTATGCCGTCGCCCTCCTGACCGGGTTCGTGCGCGCGGGCGTGCGCGACATCGTCGTTAGCCCCGGCTCGCGGTCCCAGGCGCTCGCGCTCGCCGCGGCGGAGCTCGAGCGGTCCGGAGCGGTGCGCCTCCACGTCCGCATCGACGAGCGCGTGAGCGGTTTCCTGGCCCTCGGCACCGCGCGGGAGAGCGGAACCCCGGCCGTCGTCATCACCACGAGCGGGACGGCCACCGCGAACCTGCACCCCGCCGTGCTGGAGGCGCACGAGGCGGGTATCCCGCTGATCGTCGTCACGGCCGACCGCCCGGCCGAGCTCCGCGGCATCCGCAGCAACCAGACCACCCGCCAGGAGGGGCTGTACGGCGACGTCGTCCGGCTCGCCGCGGACATCCCCGCGCCGGACGGCTCGGAGGGCGAAGCGGCCGCAGCCGAATCCGCGGCGAACGAGGCCGTCCGCGCCGCGGTCGGAGCCGACACCGCCGACCCGGGCCCCGTGCACCTCAACGTGGGCTTCCGCGAACCGCTCTCCGTCGCCGTGCCCGAGTCGCGCCCGATCGAGCGCGCGGGACGCCCCTCCGTGGCGGGTCCGGACGTGCTCGGCCGTTCGGTGCTCGAGCTCGCGGCCGGCAAGGCGACGGTCGTCGTCGCCGGCGCCGATGCCGGACCCGAGGCCGAGTCCTTCGCGCGCGCTGCCGGATACCCGCTGCTGGCCGAGGTGACCAGCGGCGCCCGCTTCGGGCCGAACCTCGTCGTGGCGTACCGCCGGCTGCTCCACGAGGCCGAGTTCGGCGGTCGGGTCGAGCGGGCCGTCGTCTTCGGGCACCCCACGCTGAGCCGGGAGGTTCCGGGGCTCCTCCAGCGCGACGACGTGGAGGTGGTCGTCGTCGCCCCCGTCGGGCGGCAGGCCTACAACCCGGCGAGGCGCGCATCCGTCGTCGGCGGGGTCGTCGCTCCCGCCGGTGCCGATCCCCGGTCCCGGGAGGCGCGCGCCTGGGTCGGCAGCTGGGTGTTCGCGAGCCGGCGGCTGACCGAGGAGGCGGAACACGAGGCCGCGCCCTCCGTCGCCGCTCCCGACGTCGACAAGGCGCGCTCGTACGAGCCGGCGGACGCACTGGCCTTCGCCAGGGCGGAACTCGCCGCCGTCCGCGCTCCGATCACGCGTCCGCTTCTCGCCGAGGCGCTCTGGCGCTACACCTGGCCGCACGACCGGCTCGTGCTCGGCGCCTCCCGCCTCATCCGCGACGCCGACCGGATCGTGCCGGGCAAACGCATCTCGGTGCACGCGAACCGCGGGCTCGCCGGGATCGACGGAACCATCTCGACAGCGATCGGCATCGCCCTGGTGAGCCAGGCGGAGGCGCGGGCGGCCGGGGCACCGACCGGTGTCACGCGCGTCCTCCTCGGCGATCTGGCTCTGCTGCACGACGTCGGTGCGCTCCTCGCGCCCCCCGGCGAAGCCCCGCCTCAGCTCCAGATCGTCGTCGGGAACGACGGCGGAGGGACGATCTTCGACGGGCTCGAGGTCGCGTCGAGCGCCCCGGCGCCAGCTTTCGATCGCGTGCTGTACACGCCCCACAGCGTGGACTTCGCGTCTCTGGCGCAGGCCTACGGCTGGGAGCATCGCGTGGTGCGGACCAAGGGCGAACTGGATCAGGCGTTGTCGGCCCCGCCTCCCGGGTTGAGCATCGTCGAGGTCCCGCTCGCCCGGTGA
- a CDS encoding AMP-binding protein, whose protein sequence is MSRRIVVLDSSDGPAVLAALRAALTEGGPAVIPRAFAAPGAGSGWPTENDQVPQNVALIVETSGSTGVPKRVALSADALLASAAASAGALGGQGQWLLALPTHYIAGAQVLVRSLAAGTEPVSYGPGHFDAAEFARRCDDLTHDLRFVSLVPVQLARLVEASEAGDRAVQRALQRFDGVLIGGQALTPDLRERAEALGARVIATYGSSETAGGCVYDGVPIGTTEVAEVDGMLRIAGPSLAEGYLDDPERTAAAFVEADGLRWYLTGDLGTVDGGRVTVLGRADNVIISGGEKVLLDAVERSVRGIDGFGGAIVVGIPDDEWGTVPVVVVERAGTRADPARLDEGLDGVLEGDLATVRGRVAAELGRAAAPAAIVAVPRMPRLSSGKPDRVTVRAAAERIVSGEPSRSAGGAA, encoded by the coding sequence GTGAGCCGGCGCATCGTCGTGCTGGACTCGTCCGATGGCCCGGCAGTGCTGGCCGCCCTGCGTGCGGCGCTGACCGAGGGCGGCCCGGCGGTCATCCCGCGGGCTTTCGCGGCGCCCGGCGCCGGGAGCGGCTGGCCGACCGAGAACGACCAGGTGCCGCAGAACGTCGCGCTGATCGTCGAGACGTCCGGGTCGACGGGCGTCCCGAAGCGCGTGGCGCTGTCCGCGGACGCGCTGCTCGCGAGCGCAGCGGCCTCGGCCGGTGCGCTGGGCGGCCAGGGTCAGTGGCTGCTCGCGCTTCCGACGCACTACATCGCCGGAGCGCAGGTGCTCGTCCGGTCGCTGGCGGCCGGGACGGAGCCCGTCTCCTACGGCCCCGGGCACTTCGACGCCGCCGAGTTCGCCCGACGCTGCGACGACCTCACGCACGATCTCCGCTTCGTCTCGCTGGTGCCGGTGCAGCTCGCGCGCCTGGTCGAGGCATCGGAGGCGGGAGACCGCGCGGTGCAGCGGGCGCTGCAGCGATTCGACGGTGTTCTTATCGGCGGCCAGGCGCTGACACCGGACCTGCGTGAGCGCGCCGAAGCGTTGGGTGCGCGCGTCATCGCCACCTACGGCTCGAGCGAGACCGCAGGTGGCTGCGTCTACGACGGCGTCCCGATCGGGACGACCGAGGTCGCGGAGGTCGACGGCATGCTGCGGATCGCCGGTCCCTCCCTCGCCGAGGGCTACCTCGACGACCCCGAGCGCACCGCTGCGGCCTTCGTCGAGGCGGACGGCCTGCGCTGGTACCTGACGGGTGACCTCGGCACGGTCGACGGCGGCCGGGTGACGGTGCTCGGCCGCGCCGACAACGTCATCATCTCGGGAGGCGAGAAGGTCCTGCTCGATGCGGTCGAGAGAAGCGTCCGTGGGATCGACGGGTTCGGCGGGGCGATCGTGGTCGGCATCCCGGACGATGAGTGGGGGACGGTCCCCGTCGTGGTGGTGGAGCGCGCCGGGACGAGGGCCGACCCGGCCCGCCTCGATGAGGGCCTGGACGGTGTCCTGGAAGGCGACCTGGCCACGGTGCGCGGCCGCGTCGCCGCGGAGCTCGGCCGCGCCGCGGCGCCTGCGGCGATCGTCGCGGTGCCGCGGATGCCGCGCCTCAGCAGCGGGAAGCCCGATCGGGTCACGGTTCGAGCCGCCGCCGAGCGGATCGTCAGCGGCGAGCCGAGCCGGTCAGCGGGCGGAGCGGCATAG
- the ccsB gene encoding c-type cytochrome biogenesis protein CcsB: MTETLAQLSTVFLYAAMGLYAAAFIAFALDLARRGARATAAEAAVVPSAVARRAAAAANSSGAPTTTLTVEGGPGGEAPPPPPPPSSALGRLSSRISERVEDDVMNGGGTASLRWAFGFTIVGFAVQLVAVVLRGIAAARVPWANMWEFSMTGTLVIIGVFLLANLKWDIKYVGTFVLGLVLVLQGIALLRYYVPVVPLQPALQSYWLVIHIIVAVLGTAFFALGFALSGLQLLQYRRERQVAESRPQQFRFLQTLPGSVVLENLAYRINIVGFIAWTFTLIAGAIWAEKAWGRYWGWDTKEVWTFIIWVIYAGYIHARATRGWRGSRSAWLAIIGFAAVLFNFGIVNVFFHGLHAYSGL; this comes from the coding sequence GTGACCGAAACCCTGGCTCAACTCTCGACCGTGTTCCTCTACGCGGCGATGGGCCTGTACGCCGCGGCGTTCATCGCCTTCGCCCTCGACCTCGCCCGCCGGGGCGCGCGGGCGACGGCGGCCGAGGCGGCCGTGGTCCCCAGCGCCGTCGCGCGCCGGGCCGCCGCAGCGGCGAACAGCTCCGGCGCCCCGACCACCACCCTGACCGTCGAGGGCGGCCCCGGCGGGGAGGCGCCCCCGCCCCCGCCCCCGCCGTCGTCGGCGCTCGGCCGGCTCTCCTCGCGCATCAGCGAACGCGTCGAGGACGACGTCATGAACGGCGGAGGCACGGCCTCCCTGCGCTGGGCGTTCGGCTTCACCATCGTCGGATTCGCTGTGCAGCTGGTGGCCGTGGTCCTCCGCGGCATCGCCGCCGCCCGCGTGCCGTGGGCCAACATGTGGGAGTTCTCGATGACGGGCACCCTCGTCATCATCGGGGTGTTCCTCCTGGCCAACCTCAAGTGGGACATCAAGTACGTGGGCACGTTCGTGCTGGGGCTCGTGCTGGTGCTGCAAGGCATCGCGCTATTGCGGTACTACGTGCCGGTGGTCCCCCTCCAGCCGGCGTTGCAGTCGTACTGGCTGGTCATCCACATCATCGTCGCCGTGCTCGGCACGGCGTTCTTCGCCCTCGGATTCGCGCTCTCCGGGCTGCAACTGCTGCAGTACCGGCGCGAACGGCAGGTCGCCGAGTCGCGTCCTCAGCAGTTCCGGTTCCTGCAGACCCTCCCCGGCTCGGTCGTGCTCGAGAACCTCGCCTACCGGATCAACATCGTCGGCTTCATCGCCTGGACCTTCACCCTGATCGCGGGGGCCATCTGGGCCGAGAAGGCGTGGGGCCGGTACTGGGGGTGGGACACCAAGGAGGTCTGGACCTTCATCATCTGGGTGATCTACGCCGGGTACATCCACGCGCGCGCCACCCGCGGCTGGCGCGGTTCCCGCTCCGCGTGGCTCGCGATCATCGGATTCGCCGCGGTGCTCTTCAACTTCGGCATCGTGAACGTGTTCTTCCACGGGCTGCACGCGTACTCCGGACTCTGA
- a CDS encoding o-succinylbenzoate synthase yields MLPELAEVLTSARVVALPMTTRFRGIRVREAMLFEGPQGWTEFSPFVEYDDHEAVSWLRAAIDFGWRPSPQPLRGRIPVNATVPAVPAAEVAAILRRYPGTRTAKVKVAEPGQTLADDVVRVRAVREALGPEGRVRVDANGLWNVDEAEHAVHALAPFDLEYVEQPCATVDELVEIRRRTSYMGIPIAADESVRKAADPLAVARAGAADLLIVKAQPLGGIHAALAIVEEAGLPVVVSSAIDTSVGIAMGAHLAAALPELEYDCGLGTAAMFVSDVTDAPLIPEGGSIPVVRPRVVEARLEALAADEERTAWWRDRLRRCFHLLEASVAL; encoded by the coding sequence ATGCTGCCCGAGCTGGCTGAAGTGTTGACAAGCGCGCGCGTCGTCGCGCTGCCCATGACCACGCGCTTCCGGGGCATCCGAGTCCGGGAGGCGATGCTCTTCGAGGGGCCGCAGGGCTGGACCGAGTTCTCGCCCTTCGTCGAGTACGACGATCATGAAGCGGTGTCGTGGTTGCGAGCGGCCATCGACTTCGGGTGGCGTCCGTCGCCGCAGCCCCTCCGTGGGCGCATCCCCGTGAATGCGACGGTTCCGGCCGTCCCGGCTGCCGAGGTGGCCGCGATTCTGCGGCGTTATCCCGGCACGCGCACGGCGAAGGTCAAGGTGGCGGAACCGGGCCAGACCCTCGCTGACGATGTCGTCCGCGTGCGCGCCGTCAGAGAGGCGCTCGGGCCGGAGGGCCGTGTCCGGGTCGACGCCAACGGCCTGTGGAACGTCGACGAGGCCGAGCACGCGGTGCACGCACTGGCCCCCTTCGACCTCGAGTACGTCGAGCAGCCGTGCGCCACGGTCGACGAGCTCGTCGAGATCCGCCGCCGCACCTCCTATATGGGCATACCGATAGCGGCCGACGAGAGCGTTCGTAAGGCGGCCGACCCGCTCGCCGTCGCCCGCGCCGGCGCAGCCGACCTTCTGATCGTGAAGGCCCAGCCGCTCGGCGGCATCCACGCCGCGCTCGCGATCGTCGAGGAGGCGGGCCTCCCCGTCGTGGTCTCGAGCGCGATCGACACGTCTGTCGGGATAGCGATGGGTGCGCACCTCGCGGCCGCGCTCCCCGAGCTCGAGTACGACTGCGGGCTCGGCACCGCCGCCATGTTCGTGAGCGACGTCACGGACGCGCCGCTCATCCCCGAGGGGGGCAGCATCCCCGTGGTTCGTCCGCGGGTGGTCGAGGCTCGATTGGAGGCGCTGGCCGCCGACGAGGAGCGCACTGCCTGGTGGAGGGACCGGCTGCGGCGCTGCTTCCACCTCCTGGAAGCCTCGGTCGCACTTTAG
- a CDS encoding 1,4-dihydroxy-2-naphthoyl-CoA synthase yields MAAAVSELFDPGAWREVEGFTSLTDITYHHDNAGRVARVAFNRPEVRNAFRPHTVDELYSALEHARTDPRIGVVLLTGNGPSPKDGGWAFCSGGDQRIRGRDGYRYAEGETASTIDAARSGRLHILEVQRLIRFMPKVVIAVVPGWAAGGGHSLHVVCDLTIASAEHGRFKQTDADVGSFDAGYGSAYFARQVGQKFAREVFFLAQEYSAQRAYEMGAVNAVVPHEQLESTALAWANEILTKSPTAIRMLKFAFNAVDDGLVGQQVFAGEATRLAYGTDEAVEGRDAFLEKREPDWSPFPWQY; encoded by the coding sequence ATGGCAGCAGCGGTCTCCGAGCTCTTCGATCCCGGTGCGTGGCGCGAGGTGGAGGGCTTCACGTCTCTCACCGACATCACGTATCACCACGACAACGCCGGGCGCGTCGCGCGAGTGGCGTTCAACCGTCCCGAGGTCCGCAACGCCTTCCGGCCCCACACCGTGGACGAGCTCTACTCCGCCTTGGAACACGCGCGGACCGATCCGCGGATCGGCGTCGTGCTGCTGACGGGCAACGGCCCGAGCCCCAAGGACGGCGGGTGGGCCTTCTGCTCCGGTGGCGACCAGCGCATCCGCGGCCGTGACGGCTACCGGTACGCCGAGGGCGAGACCGCCTCGACGATCGACGCCGCCCGCAGCGGGCGTCTGCACATCCTCGAGGTGCAGCGGCTCATCCGGTTCATGCCCAAGGTCGTCATCGCCGTCGTGCCCGGCTGGGCTGCGGGCGGCGGCCATTCGCTCCACGTCGTGTGCGACCTCACGATCGCCAGCGCCGAGCACGGGCGGTTCAAGCAGACCGACGCAGACGTGGGATCGTTCGACGCGGGCTACGGGAGCGCCTACTTCGCACGCCAGGTCGGCCAGAAGTTCGCGCGCGAGGTGTTCTTCCTCGCTCAGGAGTACTCGGCGCAGCGCGCGTACGAGATGGGCGCTGTCAACGCGGTCGTCCCGCACGAGCAGCTCGAGAGCACGGCGCTCGCGTGGGCGAATGAGATCCTGACGAAGTCGCCGACCGCGATCCGGATGCTGAAGTTCGCCTTCAACGCGGTCGACGACGGGCTCGTCGGCCAGCAGGTGTTCGCCGGCGAGGCCACCCGGCTCGCCTACGGCACCGACGAGGCCGTGGAGGGGCGCGACGCCTTCCTCGAGAAGCGCGAGCCGGACTGGTCCCCGTTCCCGTGGCAGTACTGA
- a CDS encoding 1,4-dihydroxy-2-naphthoate polyprenyltransferase, which translates to MSQNKPRTQRVTPTPSRGPRGGRSGRPGAAARTVKPATFGDWVAGARLRTLPLAVAPVLIGVGAAKVAEGPGVWHPIRSLLCLAVAVLLQIGVNYANDYSDGVRGTDAYRVGPGRLTGSGKAAPRRVLSVALTFFALAAVAGLILVILTQHWWVLIVGAAAIAAAWFYTGGKRPYGYYGLGELFVFVFFGLVATVGTTYMLSGTANQEAWLGGVIAGLIACAVLMVNNIRDIDPDKQAGKRTLAVLLGRVASRVVFCILLLVPFAILGVLALFYPFAWFGMFALLAALPACVITIFAKTPRELITALQLTSLTGLLVGIALGAAYAF; encoded by the coding sequence ATGAGCCAGAACAAACCGCGTACGCAGCGCGTGACTCCCACCCCGTCCCGCGGACCCCGAGGCGGTCGAAGCGGACGCCCCGGTGCTGCTGCCCGCACGGTGAAGCCCGCCACGTTCGGTGACTGGGTGGCCGGAGCGCGACTGCGCACCCTCCCGCTCGCGGTCGCGCCCGTCCTCATCGGCGTGGGTGCGGCGAAGGTCGCCGAAGGCCCGGGTGTCTGGCACCCGATCCGTTCGCTGCTGTGCCTGGCCGTCGCCGTGCTCCTCCAGATCGGCGTCAACTACGCCAACGACTACTCCGACGGGGTGCGCGGCACGGACGCCTACCGGGTCGGTCCCGGCCGTCTCACCGGCTCCGGCAAGGCCGCGCCCCGGCGCGTCCTGAGCGTCGCGCTGACCTTCTTCGCGCTCGCCGCCGTCGCGGGACTCATCCTCGTCATCCTGACCCAGCACTGGTGGGTCCTCATCGTGGGCGCCGCGGCGATCGCGGCCGCCTGGTTCTACACCGGCGGCAAGCGGCCGTACGGCTACTACGGTCTGGGCGAACTCTTCGTCTTCGTCTTCTTCGGGCTCGTCGCCACCGTCGGCACAACCTACATGCTCTCGGGCACGGCCAATCAGGAAGCCTGGCTGGGCGGCGTCATCGCCGGCCTCATCGCGTGCGCCGTGCTCATGGTCAACAACATCCGCGACATCGACCCGGACAAACAGGCCGGGAAGCGGACGCTGGCCGTCCTGCTGGGGCGCGTCGCCTCCCGGGTCGTCTTCTGCATCCTGCTGCTCGTGCCGTTCGCGATCCTCGGAGTCCTGGCGCTCTTCTACCCGTTCGCCTGGTTCGGCATGTTCGCCCTGCTGGCAGCGCTTCCCGCGTGCGTCATCACGATCTTCGCCAAGACGCCTCGCGAGCTCATCACTGCGCTGCAGCTCACGAGCCTGACAGGCCTGCTGGTCGGCATCGCCCTCGGCGCCGCCTACGCGTTCTGA
- a CDS encoding PLDc N-terminal domain-containing protein, with protein sequence MVRLWIALGVAAVVFYIYSVADCAFFDRSRVRGLPKPVWLLIIILFPIIGGILWFLIGRGRRKSSVGRRVTAPDDDPEFLGKLRVDRDQEERIRQLEKELAELDENGPDDQTGRRDG encoded by the coding sequence ATGGTTCGCCTCTGGATAGCCCTCGGCGTCGCAGCCGTGGTGTTCTACATCTATTCGGTGGCAGACTGCGCCTTCTTCGACCGATCTCGGGTGCGCGGCCTTCCCAAGCCCGTGTGGCTGCTCATCATCATCCTCTTCCCGATCATCGGCGGGATCCTGTGGTTCCTCATCGGCCGCGGCCGCCGCAAGTCGTCGGTGGGACGCCGGGTGACCGCACCCGACGACGACCCGGAGTTCCTCGGCAAGCTCCGCGTCGACCGCGACCAGGAGGAGCGCATCCGGCAGCTCGAGAAGGAGCTAGCGGAACTCGACGAGAACGGACCCGACGACCAGACCGGCCGCCGGGATGGCTGA
- a CDS encoding DUF4229 domain-containing protein: protein MKRIPSWITYTVLRLLVFAVPLVVLLLVGVIWWLAVIAAALIGLCLSYIFLSRPRNAVSSDLYAVRHRERPATTEDDDVEDAAVDATQAERRPEGGSRTDGS, encoded by the coding sequence GTGAAGCGGATTCCCTCCTGGATCACCTACACCGTGCTGCGGCTCCTGGTGTTCGCGGTCCCCCTCGTCGTCCTGCTTCTCGTGGGCGTCATCTGGTGGCTGGCGGTCATCGCGGCGGCCCTCATCGGGCTGTGCCTGTCGTACATCTTCCTGAGCCGACCCCGCAACGCCGTCTCGTCCGACCTGTACGCCGTCCGGCATCGCGAGCGTCCCGCCACGACGGAGGACGATGACGTGGAGGACGCCGCCGTCGACGCCACACAGGCCGAGCGGCGACCCGAGGGGGGCTCCCGCACCGACGGCAGCTGA
- a CDS encoding HAD-IIA family hydrolase, translating to MALFRRSREAGASTPLDGVDVVLADLDGVVYKGQAAIPHAVESLNRAAETRRVGYITNNASRTDASVAEHLGELGLTAAPSDVVTSPQAAVRLLAEHVPAGASILVVGGDGLVDEVQKAGFTVTRSAEDEPAAVIQGFSPEIGWAQLAEASFALQGRSDTERPWIATNTDWTIPVARGIAPGNGTLVSAVHTAVGRLPLVAGKPEVAIFEEAVARFGAKKPLFIGDRLDTDIVGANRAGIESVLVLTGVDGAKQLIAADANSRPTYILRDLRGLEEPYPESRVARNGAVTVGDATVTIDGDDVKIVSEGGDELDLLRAACAAIWNSGRPIYGLQVPERLYS from the coding sequence ATGGCGCTGTTCCGACGCAGCCGTGAGGCCGGCGCCTCCACCCCGCTCGATGGCGTGGACGTCGTCCTGGCCGACCTCGACGGCGTCGTCTACAAGGGGCAGGCAGCCATCCCGCACGCGGTCGAGAGTCTGAACCGAGCCGCTGAAACCCGGCGAGTCGGTTACATCACGAACAACGCCTCCCGGACCGACGCGTCGGTGGCCGAGCACCTGGGCGAGCTGGGGCTCACCGCTGCCCCCTCCGATGTCGTGACGTCGCCCCAGGCGGCCGTCCGCCTTCTGGCCGAGCATGTGCCGGCCGGCGCCTCCATCCTGGTGGTCGGTGGCGACGGACTCGTCGACGAGGTGCAGAAGGCCGGCTTCACGGTGACGCGATCGGCGGAGGACGAACCCGCCGCGGTGATCCAGGGCTTCTCTCCGGAGATCGGCTGGGCGCAGCTGGCGGAGGCGTCGTTCGCCCTCCAGGGACGGTCGGACACCGAGCGCCCGTGGATCGCGACGAACACCGACTGGACCATTCCGGTCGCGCGGGGCATCGCTCCCGGGAACGGCACCCTCGTCTCCGCGGTTCACACGGCTGTCGGCCGGCTGCCGCTGGTCGCGGGCAAACCCGAGGTCGCGATCTTCGAGGAGGCGGTCGCCCGGTTCGGTGCGAAGAAGCCGCTTTTCATCGGCGACCGGCTCGACACAGACATCGTCGGGGCCAACCGGGCGGGCATCGAGTCCGTTCTCGTGCTGACCGGGGTGGACGGGGCGAAGCAGCTGATCGCCGCGGACGCGAATTCGCGCCCGACCTACATCCTGCGCGACTTGCGCGGGCTCGAGGAGCCGTATCCGGAGTCGAGAGTGGCGCGGAACGGTGCCGTCACGGTCGGCGACGCGACCGTGACCATCGATGGCGACGACGTGAAGATCGTGTCCGAGGGCGGCGACGAACTGGACCTGTTGCGGGCGGCTTGCGCCGCGATCTGGAACTCCGGGCGTCCGATCTACGGTCTGCAGGTGCCGGAGCGGCTCTACAGCTGA
- a CDS encoding acyl-CoA thioesterase yields MHMLFRTMLHALLSRFGPRLGHWDVARTRFRVLPTDLDILKHMNNGVYLSIADIGRFDLLMRNGVWAIFKQRGWYPVVASETISFRKSLQLGQAFTVESRILGFDEKAVYVEQRFVVHGEIYTQAFIRGRFLKRGGGVVSIAELLEAVGPSPSEVTVPGWLVEWGADAALPSTRSEAPSVWSE; encoded by the coding sequence GTGCACATGCTCTTCCGGACGATGCTCCACGCGCTGCTCTCACGGTTCGGCCCGCGGCTCGGCCACTGGGATGTGGCGCGGACGCGGTTCCGGGTGCTGCCGACGGACCTCGACATCCTGAAGCACATGAACAACGGCGTGTACCTGTCGATCGCCGACATCGGGCGCTTCGACCTGCTGATGCGCAACGGCGTCTGGGCCATCTTCAAGCAGCGCGGCTGGTATCCGGTGGTCGCGAGCGAGACGATCTCGTTCCGGAAGTCCCTCCAGCTCGGGCAGGCCTTCACCGTCGAGTCCCGCATCCTCGGATTCGACGAGAAGGCCGTCTACGTCGAGCAGCGGTTCGTCGTGCACGGGGAGATCTACACGCAGGCGTTCATCCGCGGCCGGTTCCTCAAGCGCGGCGGCGGTGTCGTGTCCATCGCCGAACTGCTGGAGGCGGTCGGCCCATCGCCGAGCGAGGTGACCGTGCCCGGGTGGCTCGTCGAGTGGGGAGCCGATGCGGCGCTGCCCTCGACCCGCTCCGAGGCGCCGAGCGTCTGGAGCGAGTGA